One Phocaeicola dorei genomic region harbors:
- a CDS encoding alpha-N-acetylglucosaminidase yields MMKKLRLLFVLLWVTSNLFSSPVTGLLERIDKGASSKFIIERQKSGTDFFELDQKGDKVIIRGNDYVNIATGLNWYLKYYAGIHLSWNGMTAKLPAVLPPVTKKERHETDLPYRYDLNYCTFSYSMAFWDWERWEKEIDWMALHGINLSLALTGTESVWRNVLLKLGYTKDEINEFVAGPGFTAWWLMNNLEGWGGPNPESWYIRQEKLQKKIVKRMREYGIEPVLPGYCGMVPHNAKEKLGLNVADPGFWCSYHRPAFLQPEDERFEEISALYYKELTKLYGKTGFYAIDPFHEGGSTQGVNLDAAGKAIMKAMKKTNPDAVWVAQAWQDNPRTSMIEHLEAGDLLVLDLHSECRPQWGDPASEWCRKGGYGQHGWVYCMLLNFGGNIGLHGKMDALINGFYDAKTDNHAGKTLCGVGMTPEGIENNPVMYELVMELPWREHRFTRDEWLKGYVYARYGVEDEALQQAWDLLGNGIYNSPKEKIQQGTHESVFCARPGLDVYQVSSWSEMKEYYNPQDVIEAARLMVSVADKYQGNNNFEFDLVDVLRQALAEKGRLMQKVVTAAFRAGDKQVFELASQHFLHLILLQDHLLGTRKEFKVGTWIEAARSAGQTQEEKALYEWNARVQITTWGNRVAADQGGLRDYAHKEWNGILKDFYFMRWKAYFDYLACVLDGKQPEELDFYTLEEAWTKETGFYSSIPEGNTVVVAKNIFEEVF; encoded by the coding sequence ATGATGAAAAAACTACGATTGTTGTTTGTGCTGTTATGGGTGACAAGCAACTTATTTTCTTCTCCTGTTACAGGATTATTAGAGCGCATCGACAAAGGAGCTTCCTCCAAATTTATTATCGAACGTCAGAAATCGGGGACCGATTTTTTTGAACTCGATCAGAAAGGTGATAAAGTAATTATCCGGGGTAATGATTATGTAAATATTGCTACCGGATTGAATTGGTATTTGAAATATTATGCAGGCATACATCTTTCTTGGAATGGAATGACTGCAAAACTGCCTGCTGTTTTGCCCCCTGTGACTAAAAAGGAACGGCATGAAACAGATCTGCCCTATCGTTATGATCTGAATTATTGTACTTTCTCTTACTCCATGGCTTTTTGGGACTGGGAGCGTTGGGAAAAGGAGATAGATTGGATGGCGCTTCATGGTATCAATCTTTCCCTGGCATTGACAGGGACTGAGTCGGTTTGGAGAAATGTACTTCTAAAACTAGGATATACTAAGGATGAAATTAATGAGTTTGTAGCCGGACCGGGTTTTACAGCTTGGTGGTTGATGAATAATCTGGAAGGGTGGGGAGGACCTAATCCTGAAAGCTGGTACATCCGCCAGGAGAAACTTCAGAAGAAGATCGTAAAAAGAATGCGTGAATATGGCATCGAACCTGTGTTGCCGGGATATTGCGGCATGGTTCCCCATAATGCAAAGGAGAAATTAGGATTGAATGTTGCTGATCCCGGATTTTGGTGCAGCTATCATCGTCCTGCCTTTTTACAGCCGGAGGATGAACGCTTTGAAGAAATCTCTGCTTTGTATTATAAAGAACTGACAAAACTGTATGGAAAAACTGGTTTTTACGCTATTGATCCGTTTCATGAAGGGGGAAGTACTCAAGGAGTAAATTTGGATGCAGCCGGTAAAGCCATCATGAAAGCCATGAAAAAAACAAATCCGGATGCTGTGTGGGTGGCTCAGGCATGGCAAGACAACCCTCGTACTTCGATGATAGAACATTTGGAAGCAGGAGATTTATTAGTCTTGGATTTGCACAGCGAATGCCGTCCGCAATGGGGGGATCCGGCATCAGAATGGTGTCGCAAAGGGGGATATGGACAACATGGGTGGGTGTATTGTATGCTTTTGAATTTTGGTGGTAATATAGGATTGCATGGTAAAATGGACGCGCTAATTAATGGTTTTTATGATGCGAAAACAGATAACCATGCCGGAAAGACGTTGTGTGGAGTAGGGATGACTCCGGAAGGTATTGAGAACAACCCGGTTATGTATGAGCTGGTGATGGAGTTGCCATGGCGTGAGCATCGGTTTACTCGTGATGAGTGGTTGAAAGGATATGTATATGCTCGTTATGGGGTAGAGGATGAGGCTTTGCAACAAGCTTGGGATTTACTAGGTAACGGTATTTATAATAGTCCCAAGGAGAAGATACAACAGGGAACGCATGAGTCTGTATTCTGTGCTCGTCCGGGGTTGGATGTATATCAGGTATCCAGTTGGTCGGAGATGAAAGAATACTATAATCCGCAGGATGTGATAGAGGCTGCCCGACTGATGGTTTCTGTGGCTGATAAATATCAGGGTAATAATAATTTTGAGTTCGATTTGGTGGATGTGCTACGGCAGGCATTGGCAGAAAAGGGGCGTTTGATGCAAAAAGTGGTAACGGCTGCGTTCCGGGCAGGAGACAAGCAAGTATTTGAGTTGGCTTCACAGCATTTTCTGCATCTTATTCTATTGCAAGACCACTTGCTGGGTACCCGGAAAGAATTCAAGGTTGGAACTTGGATTGAAGCGGCACGTTCAGCAGGACAGACCCAGGAAGAAAAAGCATTATACGAATGGAATGCACGTGTTCAGATTACTACATGGGGAAATCGTGTAGCGGCAGATCAAGGCGGACTTCGTGATTATGCTCATAAAGAATGGAATGGCATTTTGAAAGATTTTTATTTTATGAGATGGAAGGCTTATTTTGATTATTTAGCTTGTGTCCTGGATGGAAAGCAACCGGAGGAACTTGATTTTTATACCTTGGAAGAAGCATGGACTAAAGAAACAGGATTCTATTCCTCAATTCCTGAAGGAAATACTGTGGTAGTAGCTAAAAACATTTTTGAAGAAGTTTTTTAA
- a CDS encoding CocE/NonD family hydrolase produces the protein MKKLGKLLFITSLLLCFLIPRGWTQTQAKNQPDSIELKLKEIYTKREVMIPMRDGIKLYTAVYEPKDNSRQHPILMHRSPYSCSPYGEGFDRHFRTNLKNYIEHRYIIVFQDVRGRHKSEGIFIQVRPLNKNKKGKKDKKNIDEATDTYDTIEWLIHNTYNNGNVGTWGISYDGFYATMTASSNHPALKAVSPQAPVTDWFRGDDRHHNGAFTLLQTTNFLPRLEGRHIGKGVMNQIVKNDVYTDFLTLGTFKNVDDLVRDTTQTLWNDIKNHPDFDDFWKERDARTSCYNLKPAILVVGGLYDSEDCYGAWNLYKAIKEQSPDTDLYLTFGPWWHGAWTVRGFQGFGNLYFGKSTSAYYMDNIEYPFFRYFLEGKGEKPKHKVNIFHTGENEWKTYDEWPVQKTTGIPYYIHKNGSVSTQAPAEQESYSEYISDMSRPVPYTANPTTYRTKEFMVDDQRFATSRPDVITFMTEPLCDTLTLAGPIEVELMTAISSTDADFMVKVIDVYPEKFEYSKTARNYLKSGYPMSGYQLMIRGELFRGRFRKGFDNPLPFKPEEITPVNYTLYDVAHTFLPGHRLMIQIQSSWFPIIDRNPQKFIDTYHCTVEDFVMKQKIKIYHQQGAASRVILPVVKK, from the coding sequence ATGAAAAAATTAGGCAAATTATTATTTATTACTTCATTACTGTTATGCTTTCTCATCCCTCGAGGATGGACACAAACCCAAGCAAAAAACCAACCGGACAGTATCGAACTCAAACTGAAGGAAATCTACACGAAACGGGAAGTCATGATTCCCATGCGTGACGGAATCAAGCTTTACACCGCTGTCTACGAACCGAAAGACAACAGCAGGCAGCATCCTATCCTGATGCACCGCAGCCCTTACTCTTGTTCCCCATACGGAGAAGGATTTGACCGTCATTTCAGGACTAATCTGAAAAACTATATAGAGCACCGATATATTATCGTCTTCCAAGATGTACGTGGACGGCATAAGAGTGAAGGGATATTTATCCAAGTACGCCCTCTCAACAAAAACAAAAAGGGTAAGAAAGATAAAAAGAATATAGACGAAGCTACGGACACATACGATACCATAGAATGGTTGATTCACAACACATATAATAACGGAAATGTAGGAACATGGGGAATCAGTTATGATGGTTTCTATGCCACTATGACAGCTTCCTCCAATCATCCGGCTTTGAAAGCTGTTTCTCCGCAAGCTCCCGTCACCGACTGGTTCCGTGGAGATGACCGTCATCACAACGGAGCCTTCACCCTGCTGCAAACCACTAATTTCCTTCCCAGACTGGAAGGACGCCACATAGGGAAAGGAGTGATGAACCAAATTGTAAAGAATGATGTTTACACAGATTTTCTGACACTCGGTACCTTTAAGAACGTGGACGACTTGGTACGTGATACTACACAGACATTGTGGAATGATATCAAAAACCACCCTGATTTCGATGATTTCTGGAAAGAGCGCGACGCACGTACCTCCTGTTATAACTTGAAGCCCGCCATATTGGTGGTAGGTGGACTGTATGACTCCGAAGACTGTTACGGAGCTTGGAATCTTTATAAAGCCATCAAAGAGCAATCACCGGATACAGATTTATATCTGACATTCGGTCCTTGGTGGCATGGAGCCTGGACAGTACGCGGGTTCCAAGGTTTCGGTAATCTGTATTTCGGCAAAAGCACTTCGGCTTATTACATGGACAATATAGAATATCCTTTTTTCCGATATTTCCTGGAAGGAAAGGGAGAAAAGCCCAAACATAAAGTAAATATATTCCATACAGGTGAAAACGAATGGAAAACATACGACGAATGGCCTGTACAAAAAACTACTGGCATACCTTATTATATACATAAAAACGGATCAGTATCCACACAAGCACCGGCAGAACAAGAGTCTTATTCAGAATATATTTCAGATATGTCACGTCCGGTACCCTATACGGCAAACCCTACCACTTACCGGACAAAAGAATTCATGGTAGATGACCAACGCTTTGCCACTTCACGTCCCGATGTCATTACTTTCATGACGGAGCCGCTATGTGATACATTGACACTGGCCGGCCCTATAGAAGTGGAATTAATGACTGCCATTAGTAGTACTGACGCTGATTTTATGGTGAAAGTAATTGATGTATATCCTGAAAAATTTGAATATTCCAAAACTGCACGCAATTATTTAAAGAGTGGCTATCCAATGAGTGGGTACCAGCTGATGATTCGTGGCGAATTGTTCAGAGGACGCTTCCGTAAGGGATTCGACAATCCCCTGCCTTTCAAACCGGAAGAAATAACTCCGGTTAATTACACACTGTATGATGTGGCACACACATTCCTACCGGGACACAGACTGATGATTCAAATTCAAAGCTCTTGGTTCCCCATTATTGACCGCAATCCACAAAAATTTATTGATACCTATCATTGTACGGTAGAAGATTTTGTGATGAAACAAAAAATCAAAATTTATCATCAGCAAGGAGCTGCAAGCAGAGTTATACTACCTGTGGTAAAAAAATAA
- a CDS encoding fumarate hydratase, whose protein sequence is MATPPFHYQHMFPLGPDKTEYYLLTKDYVSVSEFEGKPILKIEKEGLTAMANAAFRDVSFLLRRSHNEQVAKILSDPEASDNDKYVALTFLRNAEVSAKGKLPLCQDTGTAIIHGEKGQQVWTGYCDEEALSLGVYKTYTEENLRYSQNAPLTMYDEVNTKCNLPAQIDLEATEGMEYKFLCVTKGGGSANKTYLYQETKAVLNPATLVPFLVEKMKTLGTAACPPYHIAFVIGGTSAEKNLLTVKLASTHYYDELPTTGNEYGRAFRDVELEKQVLEEAYKIGLGAQFGGKYMAHDVRIIRLPRHGASCPIGLGVSCSADRNIKCKINKDGIWIEKMDDKPGELIPAALREAGEGDVVKIDLNQPMADILKELTKYPVATRLSLNGTIIVGRDIAHAKLKERLDRGEDLPQYIKDHPIYYAGPAKTPEGMACGSMGPTTAGRMDPYVDLFQSHGGSMIMLAKGNRSQQVTDACKKYGGFYLGSIGGPAAILAQNNIKSIECVEYPELGMEAIWKIEVEDFPAFILVDDKGNDFFKQLKPRCLGNCK, encoded by the coding sequence ATGGCAACACCTCCGTTCCACTATCAGCACATGTTCCCGTTGGGACCTGATAAAACCGAGTATTATTTGCTGACTAAAGATTATGTGTCAGTAAGTGAGTTTGAAGGAAAACCTATCTTGAAAATTGAAAAAGAAGGTCTGACTGCTATGGCTAACGCTGCTTTCCGTGATGTTTCTTTTTTGCTTCGCCGTTCACACAATGAACAGGTTGCTAAGATTCTGAGTGATCCCGAAGCCAGTGATAACGATAAATATGTAGCATTGACTTTCTTGCGTAATGCAGAAGTTTCAGCTAAAGGTAAATTACCTCTTTGTCAAGATACGGGTACTGCTATTATCCATGGTGAGAAAGGTCAGCAGGTATGGACCGGCTATTGTGATGAAGAAGCCCTTTCCTTGGGAGTTTATAAGACTTATACGGAAGAAAATCTTCGTTATTCTCAGAATGCTCCTTTGACTATGTACGATGAGGTGAACACCAAATGCAACCTGCCTGCACAAATTGATTTGGAAGCTACTGAGGGTATGGAATACAAGTTCCTTTGTGTGACTAAAGGGGGTGGTTCGGCGAACAAAACCTATTTATATCAGGAAACGAAAGCTGTATTGAATCCGGCTACATTGGTTCCTTTCCTCGTTGAGAAAATGAAGACTTTGGGTACGGCCGCTTGTCCCCCTTATCATATTGCATTTGTAATCGGTGGTACATCAGCAGAGAAGAACTTGCTGACTGTTAAGTTAGCTTCCACTCACTATTACGACGAGCTGCCTACTACCGGTAATGAATACGGGCGTGCTTTCCGCGATGTGGAACTGGAAAAACAAGTATTGGAAGAAGCTTATAAGATTGGTTTGGGTGCACAGTTCGGCGGTAAGTATATGGCTCACGATGTCCGCATCATCCGCTTGCCCCGTCACGGTGCTTCTTGTCCTATAGGTCTGGGTGTTTCCTGTTCTGCTGACCGTAATATAAAATGTAAGATCAATAAAGACGGTATCTGGATTGAAAAGATGGATGATAAACCGGGTGAACTGATTCCGGCAGCACTTCGTGAAGCAGGTGAAGGAGATGTGGTTAAGATTGACCTGAACCAACCTATGGCGGATATTCTGAAAGAATTGACCAAATATCCGGTAGCTACCCGTCTGTCATTGAACGGAACTATTATTGTAGGTCGCGATATTGCTCATGCTAAATTGAAAGAACGTTTGGATCGTGGCGAAGATTTGCCGCAGTATATCAAAGATCATCCTATCTATTACGCCGGTCCGGCAAAAACTCCGGAAGGTATGGCTTGTGGTTCTATGGGGCCCACTACGGCAGGACGTATGGATCCGTATGTGGATTTGTTCCAGTCACATGGTGGTAGCATGATAATGTTGGCAAAAGGTAATCGTAGCCAGCAGGTAACGGATGCTTGTAAGAAGTATGGCGGTTTCTATCTGGGCTCTATTGGTGGTCCAGCTGCTATCCTTGCTCAGAATAATATCAAGAGCATTGAGTGTGTGGAATATCCGGAATTGGGTATGGAAGCTATTTGGAAAATAGAAGTGGAAGATTTTCCGGCATTCATTTTAGTGGACGATAAAGGTAATGACTTCTTCAAGCAGTTGAAGCCGCGTTGCCTTGGAAATTGTAAATAA